Proteins encoded by one window of Micromonospora coxensis:
- a CDS encoding RDD family protein produces MVFTVRVTAQPPVPVPTGTAGRAPGWADAGLVSGEAVELDVRAARLGSRVLALLLDIVVQAALTLLLAILLSALATQLLPAGLVDGAFFQGLATVFLVFALVGYPVLFERFCHGRTPGKMAVGLRVVSADGGPVGLRQSLTRALVGVAVEWPGLVLPLLSWVAGVTVMLTDRRGRRLGDLVAGTMVVHTRTAQSWRPAPMIIPPLVGWAVTLDLTRLDDALALAVRQYLTRAHGLTEPSRTRLAQGLWSEVAAVTSPPPPRGVPEPLLLAAVLAERNRRGALRLRRTRAVTATLWPELHPVPQLTPAPQPTPASTATPESAPTSVRPSVPAARTGPPALG; encoded by the coding sequence ATAGTGTTCACTGTGCGGGTGACCGCGCAACCACCGGTGCCCGTTCCGACCGGCACGGCCGGCCGTGCCCCGGGCTGGGCCGACGCCGGCCTGGTCAGCGGCGAGGCCGTCGAGCTGGACGTACGCGCCGCCCGACTCGGCTCCCGGGTGCTGGCGCTGCTGCTGGACATCGTCGTCCAGGCGGCGCTGACCCTGCTGCTGGCGATCCTGCTGAGCGCGCTGGCCACGCAGCTGCTGCCCGCCGGGCTGGTCGACGGCGCCTTCTTCCAGGGCCTCGCGACGGTCTTCCTGGTGTTCGCGCTGGTCGGCTACCCGGTGCTCTTCGAGCGCTTCTGCCACGGGCGTACGCCGGGCAAGATGGCGGTCGGCCTGCGGGTGGTCAGCGCCGACGGCGGCCCGGTCGGGCTGCGACAGTCGTTGACCCGGGCCCTGGTCGGGGTGGCGGTGGAGTGGCCGGGCCTGGTGCTGCCCCTGCTCAGCTGGGTGGCCGGCGTGACGGTGATGCTGACCGACCGGCGTGGGCGACGACTGGGCGACCTGGTGGCCGGCACGATGGTCGTGCACACCCGTACGGCCCAGTCGTGGCGACCGGCCCCGATGATCATTCCGCCGCTGGTCGGCTGGGCGGTCACGCTGGACCTGACCCGGCTGGACGACGCGTTGGCGCTTGCCGTACGGCAGTACCTGACCCGGGCGCACGGGCTCACCGAGCCGTCCCGGACCCGGCTGGCGCAGGGGCTGTGGAGCGAGGTGGCGGCAGTGACCTCCCCGCCCCCGCCGCGGGGCGTGCCCGAGCCGCTGCTGCTCGCCGCGGTGCTGGCCGAACGGAACCGTCGGGGGGCGCTGCGGCTGCGCCGTACCCGGGCGGTGACCGCCACCCTGTGGCCGGAACTGCACCCGGTCCCGCAGCTCACCCCGGCCCCGCAGCCCACCCCGGCGTCCACCGCCACGCCGGAGTCCGCGCCGACCTCCGTCCGCCCGTCGGTCCCCGCCGCCCGCACCGGCCCGCCGGCCCTCGGGTGA
- a CDS encoding stage II sporulation protein M — translation MDLDAYVAEHEHEWRRLDQLCGRRRPDADEIDEMVALYQRATTHLSALRSRSPDPALVSRLSQLVLRARARIAGRRGPSWAAVARFLTVGFPVAVYRAWPWWCAVSTGFTALSFFLIWYVAGNPDTAAAFIGPEAAADLVDSGFAGYYTEFSAPTFAFHLWTHNAWIAAQCLASGVLVVPVFYLLWQNALNVGVVGGVMVSYGRADVFFGLITPHGLLELTGVFVAAGVGLRTAWAWISPPSHLTRGRAVAEAGRSAILVAVGLVGLFAVSALLEAFVTPAPVPTVLRVGVGAAVWLGFLGYVVVLGRRAVRAESARAERTDPWLAELWPSADPTRAWHPTRR, via the coding sequence GTGGATCTCGACGCGTACGTCGCCGAGCACGAACACGAGTGGCGGCGGCTGGACCAGCTCTGCGGCCGGCGTCGGCCGGACGCCGACGAGATCGACGAGATGGTGGCGCTCTACCAGCGGGCGACCACCCACCTCTCCGCGCTGCGCAGCCGGTCGCCCGACCCGGCCCTGGTCAGCCGCCTGTCCCAGCTGGTGCTGCGGGCCCGGGCCCGGATCGCCGGACGGCGTGGCCCGTCCTGGGCGGCGGTGGCCCGGTTCCTCACCGTCGGCTTCCCGGTGGCGGTCTACCGGGCGTGGCCCTGGTGGTGCGCGGTGTCGACCGGGTTCACCGCGCTCAGCTTCTTCCTGATCTGGTACGTCGCCGGCAACCCGGACACCGCCGCGGCGTTCATCGGCCCGGAGGCGGCGGCCGACCTGGTCGACTCCGGCTTCGCCGGCTACTACACCGAGTTCTCCGCGCCGACCTTCGCCTTCCACCTCTGGACGCACAACGCCTGGATCGCCGCCCAGTGCCTGGCCTCCGGGGTGCTCGTCGTGCCGGTGTTCTACCTGCTGTGGCAGAACGCGCTCAACGTCGGCGTGGTGGGCGGGGTGATGGTCTCCTACGGCCGGGCCGACGTCTTCTTCGGCCTGATCACCCCGCACGGGCTGCTCGAACTGACCGGCGTGTTCGTCGCCGCCGGGGTGGGATTGCGGACCGCCTGGGCGTGGATCTCCCCGCCGTCGCACCTGACCCGGGGGCGGGCGGTGGCCGAGGCGGGACGCTCGGCGATCCTGGTCGCCGTCGGCCTGGTCGGGCTCTTCGCCGTCTCCGCGCTGCTGGAGGCCTTCGTGACCCCGGCGCCGGTGCCGACCGTGCTGCGCGTGGGCGTCGGCGCCGCCGTCTGGCTGGGCTTCCTCGGGTACGTCGTGGTGCTCGGCCGGCGCGCGGTCCGCGCCGAGTCCGCCCGCGCCGAGCGCACCGACCCCTGGCTGGCCGAACTCTGGCCCTCCGCCGACCCCACCCGCGCCTGGCACCCCACCCGCCGCTGA
- a CDS encoding DUF58 domain-containing protein: MTWRAGVLLLVGAPTLPVWPDPLLGVAVMTGGVLLLCALDWALAAPLHALTATRDGDRSVRLGGTATVTLRLTNTSGRTLRAQVRDAWVPSAGAVADVPPERVTRVEPGATAVLPGRLTPTRRGDRPAVALTVRSHGPLGLAFRQRAGRPDTPAWTLRVLPRFDSRRHLPEKLSRLRVIDGTQVTRGRGQGTEFDTLREYVVGDDVRSIDWRASARRADVLVRTWRPERDRRLVCVLDTGRTSAVRVGDEPRLDTAIDAALLLTALAARAGDRVDLLAADATIRATVTGSGRPALLNRLVTALAPLQPALVETDFELIAGEILRRERQRSLVVLFTALEAGALGEGLLPVLPRLAARHRVVVAAVHDPVLTGLTTAEPTRPGDAYAAAAGWRALAERGRVRAALARYGVTVVDAPADRLAPTVADAYLRLKALGQL, encoded by the coding sequence ATGACCTGGCGGGCGGGCGTCCTGCTGCTGGTGGGCGCGCCGACCCTGCCGGTCTGGCCGGACCCGCTCCTCGGCGTCGCGGTGATGACCGGCGGCGTGCTGCTGCTCTGCGCCCTGGACTGGGCGCTCGCCGCCCCGCTGCACGCGCTCACCGCCACCCGCGACGGTGACCGGTCGGTACGCCTCGGCGGCACCGCCACCGTCACGCTGCGCCTGACCAACACCTCCGGCCGTACGCTGCGCGCCCAGGTGCGCGACGCCTGGGTGCCCTCGGCGGGCGCGGTGGCGGACGTACCGCCGGAGCGGGTGACCCGGGTGGAGCCCGGCGCGACGGCGGTGCTGCCCGGCCGGCTGACCCCGACCCGGCGCGGCGACCGGCCGGCGGTGGCCCTGACGGTGCGCTCGCACGGGCCGCTGGGGTTGGCCTTCCGGCAGCGGGCCGGGCGGCCCGACACCCCGGCCTGGACGCTGCGGGTGCTGCCCCGCTTCGACTCCCGCCGGCACCTGCCGGAGAAGCTGTCCCGGCTGCGGGTGATCGACGGCACCCAGGTGACCCGGGGCCGGGGCCAGGGCACCGAGTTCGACACCCTGCGCGAGTACGTGGTCGGCGACGACGTGCGCTCGATCGACTGGCGGGCCAGCGCCCGCCGGGCCGACGTGCTGGTGCGCACCTGGCGTCCGGAGCGCGACCGCCGGCTGGTCTGCGTGCTGGACACCGGCCGCACCTCGGCGGTACGGGTCGGCGACGAGCCCCGGCTGGACACCGCCATCGACGCGGCGCTGCTGCTCACCGCGCTGGCGGCTCGGGCCGGCGACCGCGTCGACCTGCTCGCCGCGGACGCCACGATCCGGGCCACGGTGACCGGCAGCGGCCGACCGGCCCTGCTCAACCGGCTGGTGACCGCGCTCGCGCCGCTGCAACCGGCGCTGGTGGAGACGGACTTCGAACTGATCGCCGGGGAGATCCTGCGCCGGGAGCGGCAGCGCAGCCTGGTGGTGCTCTTCACCGCCCTGGAGGCGGGCGCGCTGGGTGAGGGGCTGCTGCCGGTGCTGCCCCGGCTGGCGGCCCGGCACCGGGTGGTGGTGGCGGCCGTGCACGATCCGGTGCTCACCGGCCTCACCACTGCCGAGCCGACCCGCCCCGGCGACGCGTACGCGGCGGCGGCGGGCTGGCGGGCGTTGGCGGAGCGGGGCCGGGTCCGCGCCGCCCTGGCCCGCTACGGGGTCACCGTGGTCGACGCCCCGGCCGACCGCCTCGCCCCCACCGTCGCCGACGCCTACCTCCGCCTCAAGGCCCTCGGCCAACTCTGA
- a CDS encoding AAA family ATPase: MTHPVAPAAPATAGTDDARAALHRLRAEVAKAVVGQDAVVTGLVIALLCRGHVLLEGVPGVAKTLLIRTVATALDLGSKRVQFTPDLMPGDVTGSLIFDPHTAAFTFREGPVFTNLLLADEINRTPPKTQSALLEVMEERQVSVEGSRRPLPDPFIVAATQNPIEYEGTYPLPEAQLDRFLLKLTVPLPTRDEELGVLRAHHAGFDPRDLAAAGVRPVATAADLAAARESVGRVYVAEPVLAYIVDLCRATRATPALELGASPRGATALLSTAKAWAWLAGRDHVTPDDVKATARPTLRHRLRLRPEVELEGVGVDAVLDTVLATVPTPR, from the coding sequence GTGACCCACCCCGTCGCACCCGCCGCGCCCGCCACCGCCGGCACGGACGACGCCCGCGCCGCCCTGCACCGGTTGCGCGCCGAGGTGGCCAAGGCGGTCGTCGGGCAGGACGCCGTGGTCACCGGCCTGGTGATCGCCCTGCTCTGCCGGGGCCACGTGCTGCTGGAGGGCGTCCCGGGAGTGGCCAAGACGCTGCTGATCCGCACCGTCGCCACCGCGCTGGACCTCGGGTCGAAGCGGGTGCAGTTCACCCCCGACCTGATGCCGGGCGACGTCACCGGGTCGCTGATCTTCGACCCGCACACCGCCGCGTTCACCTTCCGGGAGGGGCCGGTCTTCACCAACCTGCTGCTCGCCGACGAGATCAACCGGACGCCGCCGAAGACCCAGTCGGCGCTGCTGGAGGTGATGGAGGAGCGGCAGGTCTCCGTCGAGGGGTCCCGCCGTCCGCTGCCCGACCCGTTCATCGTGGCCGCCACCCAGAACCCGATCGAGTACGAGGGCACCTACCCGCTGCCCGAGGCGCAGCTGGACCGGTTCCTGCTCAAGCTCACCGTGCCGCTGCCCACCCGGGACGAGGAGCTGGGCGTGCTGCGCGCCCACCATGCCGGCTTCGACCCGCGTGACCTGGCCGCCGCGGGCGTACGGCCGGTGGCCACCGCGGCCGACCTGGCCGCCGCGCGGGAGTCGGTCGGCCGGGTGTACGTGGCCGAGCCGGTCCTCGCCTACATCGTGGACCTGTGCCGGGCCACCCGGGCCACCCCGGCGCTGGAGCTGGGCGCCTCGCCCCGGGGGGCCACGGCCCTGCTCAGCACCGCCAAGGCGTGGGCCTGGCTGGCCGGGCGGGACCACGTCACCCCGGACGACGTGAAGGCGACCGCCCGGCCGACGCTGCGGCACCGGCTGCGGTTGCGTCCGGAGGTGGAACTGGAGGGCGTCGGGGTGGACGCGGTGCTGGACACGGTGCTCGCCACCGTGCCGACGCCCCGATGA
- a CDS encoding DUF4350 domain-containing protein — MTATAAPPAPAPATSTPVRRRRRWHRAVIPFAVAAVLVTVTLVTHAADQPDPGDRGFLSPVATGDDGGSRLAEALRGQGVTVQRETDTLRALLALDGRPATLFVPAPELLHPDTVGALGDLPAGSRLVLVDPSRRVLESVDLPVAPTDRRWAARAVGPETDGRPCPLPEADRAGTAAARLQGYAAPPGYGGDLRRCYSGGLVQLPWAADVVVIGASDPFRNDRIGEWGNEALATGLLGGRGRVVWLDLDGPAPPPHFGTGSSGPPAWSPAPGGSTTWGDGSGTGTGDGGPGGPGGPGGDSNGDGDDGDEQDRADGPPPPENPLWSTFPPWFWALLLQLALAALLVVLWRARRLGPPVGEPLPVQVRAAETVLGRARLYRQARARGPAAGTLRAATLDRLLTRLNLPATTPPAEVAALVAARAGGTADEVHELLYGAEPSTDAELLALARSLDRVTRTVTAVPDHPTEGDPR; from the coding sequence ATGACCGCCACCGCCGCGCCACCCGCACCGGCGCCCGCGACGAGCACCCCCGTCCGGCGGCGGCGACGGTGGCACCGGGCCGTGATCCCGTTCGCCGTCGCCGCCGTGCTGGTCACGGTCACCCTGGTCACCCACGCGGCCGACCAGCCCGATCCCGGTGACCGGGGCTTCCTCTCCCCGGTGGCGACCGGCGACGACGGGGGCAGCCGGCTCGCCGAGGCGCTGCGCGGGCAGGGCGTCACGGTGCAGCGGGAGACGGACACCCTGCGGGCGCTGCTGGCGCTCGACGGCCGGCCGGCGACCCTCTTCGTACCGGCCCCGGAACTGCTGCACCCCGACACCGTGGGCGCGCTGGGCGACCTGCCCGCCGGCAGCCGGCTGGTGCTGGTCGACCCGTCGCGGCGGGTGCTGGAGTCGGTCGACCTGCCGGTGGCGCCCACCGACCGGCGCTGGGCCGCCCGCGCGGTCGGGCCGGAGACGGACGGACGGCCGTGCCCGCTGCCCGAGGCGGACCGGGCCGGCACCGCCGCCGCCCGGCTCCAGGGCTACGCCGCGCCCCCCGGCTACGGCGGCGACCTGCGCCGCTGCTACTCCGGCGGCCTGGTCCAGCTGCCCTGGGCCGCGGACGTGGTGGTGATCGGCGCCAGCGACCCGTTCCGCAACGACCGGATCGGCGAGTGGGGCAACGAGGCGCTGGCCACCGGGCTGCTCGGCGGACGCGGCCGGGTGGTCTGGCTCGACCTGGACGGTCCCGCGCCGCCCCCGCACTTCGGCACCGGCAGCAGCGGCCCGCCGGCCTGGTCGCCGGCCCCGGGCGGCTCCACCACCTGGGGCGACGGCAGCGGCACCGGCACCGGGGACGGCGGTCCGGGCGGACCCGGCGGACCCGGCGGCGACAGCAACGGCGATGGCGACGACGGCGACGAGCAGGACCGGGCCGACGGGCCGCCGCCGCCGGAGAACCCGCTCTGGTCGACCTTCCCGCCCTGGTTCTGGGCGCTGCTGCTCCAGCTCGCCCTGGCCGCGCTGCTGGTGGTGCTCTGGCGCGCCCGCCGGCTCGGCCCACCCGTGGGCGAGCCACTGCCGGTGCAGGTCCGCGCCGCCGAGACGGTGCTCGGCCGGGCCCGGCTCTACCGGCAGGCGCGGGCACGCGGCCCGGCCGCCGGTACGCTGCGCGCGGCCACCCTCGACCGGCTGCTGACCCGGCTGAACCTGCCCGCCACCACGCCGCCCGCCGAGGTCGCCGCGCTCGTCGCCGCCCGCGCCGGCGGCACCGCCGACGAGGTCCACGAGCTGCTGTACGGGGCCGAGCCGAGCACCGACGCCGAACTGCTGGCGCTGGCCCGGTCACTGGACCGGGTGACCCGTACGGTCACGGCAGTCCCCGACCACCCGACCGAAGGAGACCCCCGGTGA
- a CDS encoding DUF4129 domain-containing protein encodes MSFSRWWTEAVAALGDLVPLPLVAVALLLVAALAALAWYHFPAWVPRRLPQLPRFRRPRRRRRRRRPARTEEAVAEVPRPRDGESDVPAGPGLSLADRLAAEGRFAEAVRERLRAMVRRLVAVGAVEHRAGMTVTELVDEAARNRPPVEEPVRAAGTIFSELWYAHRPASAAHDRRMRDLADELDRVLAGHPEEPR; translated from the coding sequence ATGAGCTTCAGCCGCTGGTGGACCGAGGCCGTCGCCGCGCTCGGCGACCTCGTCCCGCTGCCCCTCGTGGCGGTGGCGCTCCTGCTGGTCGCCGCGCTGGCCGCGCTGGCCTGGTACCACTTCCCCGCCTGGGTGCCCCGACGCCTGCCCCAGCTGCCCCGGTTCCGCCGGCCCCGGCGGCGGCGCCGGCGTCGCCGCCCGGCGCGCACGGAGGAGGCGGTGGCCGAGGTGCCCCGCCCGCGCGACGGCGAGTCGGACGTGCCGGCCGGCCCCGGCCTCTCGCTGGCCGACCGGCTGGCCGCCGAGGGGCGCTTCGCCGAGGCCGTCCGGGAGCGGCTGCGCGCGATGGTCCGCCGGCTGGTCGCGGTCGGGGCGGTGGAGCACCGCGCCGGCATGACCGTGACCGAACTGGTCGACGAGGCGGCCCGCAACCGGCCACCGGTCGAGGAGCCGGTGCGCGCGGCCGGCACGATCTTCTCCGAACTCTGGTACGCCCACCGTCCCGCCTCGGCCGCGCACGACCGGCGGATGCGGGACCTCGCCGACGAACTCGACCGGGTGCTCGCCGGCCACCCGGAGGAGCCGCGATGA
- the mtrA gene encoding MtrAB system response regulator MtrA: protein MRARVLVVDDDPALAEMLGIVLRSEGFLPSFVADGERALAAFRDNRPDIVLLDLMLPGMSGIDVARAIRAESGVPIVMLTAKSDTVDVVLGLESGADDYVVKPFKPKELVARMRARLRRGEDVAPEMLTIGPPGNQITIDVPAHTVSRDGEEVKLTPLEFDLLVALARKPRQVFTREVLLEQVWGYRHAADTRLVNVHVQRLRAKIEPDPERPEIILTVRGVGYKAGTG, encoded by the coding sequence ATGAGAGCCCGGGTACTGGTGGTCGACGACGACCCCGCGCTCGCCGAGATGCTCGGCATCGTCCTGCGCAGCGAGGGCTTCCTGCCCTCCTTCGTCGCCGACGGGGAACGGGCGCTGGCCGCGTTCCGGGACAACCGACCCGACATCGTCCTGCTCGACCTGATGCTGCCCGGTATGAGCGGTATCGACGTGGCCCGGGCGATCCGGGCCGAGTCCGGCGTGCCGATCGTGATGCTGACGGCGAAGAGCGACACCGTGGACGTGGTGCTGGGCCTGGAGTCCGGCGCCGACGACTACGTGGTCAAGCCGTTCAAGCCCAAGGAGCTGGTCGCCCGGATGCGGGCCCGGCTGCGGCGCGGCGAGGACGTCGCCCCGGAGATGCTGACCATCGGCCCGCCCGGCAACCAGATCACCATCGACGTGCCGGCGCACACCGTCAGCCGGGACGGCGAGGAGGTCAAGCTGACGCCGCTGGAGTTCGACCTGCTGGTCGCGCTGGCCCGTAAGCCGCGTCAGGTGTTCACCCGCGAGGTCCTGCTGGAGCAGGTCTGGGGCTACCGGCACGCGGCGGACACCCGGTTGGTCAACGTGCACGTGCAGCGGCTGCGCGCCAAGATCGAGCCGGATCCGGAGCGGCCGGAAATCATCCTCACCGTTCGGGGCGTGGGCTACAAGGCGGGTACCGGATAG
- the mtrB gene encoding MtrAB system histidine kinase MtrB — translation MAGRVLGLAAGLHQTWRRSLQVRVVTITLVVSSLLVGGFAYLIANKITDILVENAKADTLLRLRSGSDYSAKQFYLYSQPQEAQLQDTIEGTVNYLAGGDPQQTSGVVVAITADSYTGIIETRTSPATDVRPLVSRELRAAVAEGKVAHQIRTGRLGGERTKYLVYGSPVPTRFGQLELYYLVPLSRQDATAADARATVLATGLALVLLLGLLAALVTRLVVTPVRVAARTAQRLSAGLLDQRMEVNGEDDLALLAASFNQMATNLQRQILRLEEMSRLQRRFTSDVSHELRTPLTTVRMAADLIFAERDEFDPAVARSAELLQAELDRFEELLTDLLEISRFDAGFAMLDSEPTDLVPVVHRVADRLAGLAERAGVAIELDVPSTPVIAEVDPRRVERVLRNLVGNAVEHGEAKPVLITLGMDRTAVAITVRDHGVGLRPGEEKLVFNRFWRADPSRARQTGGTGLGLSISLEDARLHGGWLEAWGAPGQGAQFRLTLPARAGDRLTTSPLRLVPADAALPFGGPRAGEVLAIGPAGGGALAIGPGPAADDGDRAEVRS, via the coding sequence CTGGCCGGCCGGGTCCTCGGCCTGGCCGCCGGGCTGCACCAGACCTGGCGGCGCTCGTTGCAGGTCCGGGTGGTGACCATCACGCTCGTGGTGTCCAGCCTGCTGGTCGGCGGGTTCGCCTACCTGATCGCCAACAAGATCACCGACATCCTGGTGGAGAACGCCAAGGCCGACACGCTGCTGCGGCTGCGCAGCGGCAGCGACTACTCGGCGAAGCAGTTCTACCTCTACAGCCAGCCGCAGGAGGCGCAGCTCCAGGACACCATCGAGGGCACGGTCAACTACCTGGCCGGTGGGGACCCGCAGCAGACCAGCGGCGTGGTCGTGGCGATCACCGCGGACAGCTACACCGGGATCATCGAGACCCGGACGTCCCCGGCGACCGACGTGCGGCCGCTGGTCAGCCGGGAGCTGCGCGCCGCCGTCGCCGAGGGCAAGGTGGCCCACCAGATCCGGACCGGCCGGCTCGGCGGCGAGCGCACGAAGTACCTGGTCTACGGCTCGCCGGTGCCCACCCGCTTCGGTCAGCTGGAGCTGTACTACCTCGTCCCGCTGAGTCGGCAGGACGCCACCGCCGCCGACGCCCGGGCCACCGTGCTCGCCACCGGCCTGGCCCTGGTGCTGCTGCTCGGCCTGCTCGCCGCCCTGGTGACCCGCCTGGTGGTCACCCCGGTACGGGTGGCCGCCCGGACCGCCCAGCGGCTCTCCGCCGGCCTGCTCGACCAGCGGATGGAGGTCAACGGCGAGGACGACCTGGCGCTGCTGGCCGCCTCGTTCAACCAGATGGCGACCAACCTGCAACGGCAGATCCTCCGGCTGGAGGAGATGTCCCGCCTGCAACGCCGGTTCACCTCGGACGTGTCGCACGAGTTGCGCACCCCGCTGACCACCGTACGGATGGCCGCCGACCTGATCTTCGCCGAGCGGGACGAGTTCGACCCGGCGGTGGCCCGCAGCGCCGAACTGCTCCAGGCCGAGCTGGACCGGTTCGAGGAGCTGCTGACCGACCTGCTGGAGATCAGCCGGTTCGACGCCGGCTTCGCCATGCTCGACTCCGAGCCGACCGACCTGGTGCCGGTGGTGCACCGGGTCGCCGACCGGCTGGCCGGGCTGGCCGAGCGGGCCGGCGTGGCCATCGAGCTGGACGTGCCGAGCACCCCGGTGATCGCCGAGGTGGATCCCCGCCGGGTCGAGCGGGTGCTGCGCAACCTGGTCGGCAACGCGGTCGAGCACGGCGAGGCCAAGCCGGTGCTGATCACCCTCGGCATGGACCGGACCGCCGTCGCGATCACCGTGCGGGACCACGGCGTCGGGCTCCGGCCGGGCGAGGAGAAGCTGGTCTTCAACCGGTTCTGGCGGGCCGACCCGTCCCGCGCCCGGCAGACCGGCGGCACCGGGCTCGGCCTGTCGATCAGCCTGGAGGACGCCCGGCTGCACGGCGGATGGCTGGAGGCGTGGGGCGCGCCGGGGCAGGGCGCCCAGTTCCGGCTCACCCTGCCGGCGCGCGCCGGGGACCGGCTCACCACGTCGCCGCTGCGGCTGGTGCCGGCCGACGCCGCGCTGCCGTTCGGCGGTCCCCGCGCCGGCGAGGTGCTGGCCATCGGCCCGGCCGGCGGCGGCGCGCTGGCGATCGGGCCCGGCCCGGCGGCCGACGACGGGGACCGGGCGGAGGTGCGGTCGTGA
- a CDS encoding LpqB family beta-propeller domain-containing protein, which produces MRRALAGALGAVLLALTGCGIPANTEVQVDGSGPAVEAGASSFRRDEPPSRTASGDDRELFVRNYLAAAAGEPEQAYTRVKKFIAPENKSRLQEKQGSEIAVNVVRLTEKPVITENANGVFSVRLPVQQVGLLRANGVLGPPVATDREYRFSLRSAASPGQEGTAEAGLFVTDPPNVLLLSVDALRQYYQTSPVYFWSSDQRRLVPDQRYLPLAVPHQRRVSEVVKWLIAGPSEWLSTGVSRLPDRTALINNATETDGRWEVTLDLPGDDSRRLAQIGTQLAWSLPELDGQLQLTTRNQSRVRIEDLERHRLAHPVYPVNDNPQRYAVYEGAVHPLAFPGEASAPAPLAAADNRNVVSAGLSRADERVLSALVVDVPGGRRRLVTGSGPDAVPAGNPSAQTFSTVGRPVWLRSPDPRQPYGLVVADGNLWRFDDRGRMEQVPLTVPGRVTAVAASLEGHRIALVVGGALYLAAVNLDGGVVTAGPARRVATSLTELSAVDWAGENALVLAGTAGRSAVYQVSIDGALETALVSDVGARVTHLSTYPTNPVVALPSALIMYEANGVAYRYPQGDTIRRDQVLEVTPPPDGVRPGSPTAPIFLF; this is translated from the coding sequence GTGAGGCGTGCGCTCGCCGGCGCGCTCGGCGCCGTGCTGCTGGCCCTGACCGGGTGCGGCATCCCGGCGAACACCGAGGTGCAGGTGGACGGGTCCGGGCCGGCGGTCGAGGCGGGCGCGTCCAGCTTCCGCCGGGACGAGCCGCCGAGCCGTACGGCCAGCGGCGACGACCGGGAGCTGTTCGTCCGCAACTACCTCGCCGCCGCGGCCGGCGAGCCGGAGCAGGCGTACACCCGGGTGAAGAAGTTCATCGCGCCGGAGAACAAGAGCCGCCTGCAGGAGAAGCAGGGCAGCGAGATCGCGGTCAACGTGGTCCGGCTGACCGAGAAGCCGGTGATCACGGAGAACGCCAACGGCGTCTTCTCGGTGCGGCTGCCGGTGCAGCAGGTCGGGCTGCTGCGCGCCAACGGCGTGCTCGGGCCCCCTGTGGCGACCGACCGGGAGTACCGGTTCAGCCTGCGCAGCGCGGCCTCACCGGGGCAGGAGGGGACCGCGGAGGCGGGTCTGTTCGTCACCGACCCGCCGAACGTGCTGCTGCTCAGCGTCGACGCGCTGCGCCAGTACTACCAGACCTCGCCGGTCTACTTCTGGAGCTCCGACCAGCGCCGGTTGGTGCCCGACCAGCGGTACCTGCCGCTGGCCGTGCCGCACCAGCGGCGGGTCAGCGAGGTGGTCAAGTGGCTGATCGCCGGGCCGTCGGAGTGGCTGAGCACCGGGGTGAGCCGGCTGCCGGACCGGACGGCCCTGATCAACAACGCCACCGAGACCGACGGTCGCTGGGAGGTCACCCTCGACCTGCCCGGTGACGACAGCCGCCGGCTCGCCCAGATCGGCACCCAGCTCGCCTGGTCGCTGCCGGAACTGGACGGGCAGCTCCAGCTCACCACGCGCAACCAGTCCCGGGTCCGCATCGAGGACCTGGAGCGACACCGGCTCGCCCACCCGGTCTACCCGGTCAACGACAATCCCCAGCGGTACGCCGTCTACGAGGGCGCGGTCCACCCGCTGGCCTTTCCCGGCGAGGCGAGCGCCCCGGCGCCGCTGGCGGCGGCGGACAACCGGAACGTCGTGTCGGCCGGGCTCAGCCGCGCCGACGAGCGGGTGCTGTCCGCCCTCGTGGTCGACGTGCCGGGCGGTCGCCGGCGCCTGGTCACCGGTTCCGGGCCGGACGCGGTGCCGGCGGGCAACCCCTCGGCGCAGACCTTCTCGACGGTCGGGCGGCCGGTCTGGCTGCGCTCGCCGGACCCCCGCCAGCCGTACGGGCTGGTGGTGGCCGACGGCAACCTGTGGCGCTTCGACGACCGGGGCCGGATGGAGCAGGTGCCGCTGACCGTCCCCGGCCGGGTGACCGCGGTGGCCGCCTCGCTGGAGGGGCACCGGATCGCCCTGGTGGTCGGCGGCGCGCTGTACCTGGCGGCGGTGAACCTGGACGGCGGGGTGGTGACCGCCGGTCCGGCCCGCCGGGTGGCCACCTCGCTGACCGAGCTGTCGGCGGTGGACTGGGCGGGGGAGAACGCCCTGGTGCTGGCCGGTACGGCCGGCCGCTCGGCGGTCTACCAGGTGAGCATCGACGGCGCCCTGGAGACGGCCCTGGTGTCCGACGTGGGCGCCCGGGTGACGCACCTGTCCACGTACCCGACCAACCCGGTGGTGGCCCTGCCCAGCGCGCTGATCATGTACGAGGCGAACGGGGTGGCCTACCGGTACCCGCAGGGCGACACCATCCGCCGCGACCAGGTCCTGGAGGTGACCCCGCCGCCGGACGGGGTGCGCCCCGGCAGCCCGACCGCCCCGATCTTCCTGTTCTGA